The Deltaproteobacteria bacterium HGW-Deltaproteobacteria-6 genome has a segment encoding these proteins:
- a CDS encoding rod shape-determining protein MreC, with protein sequence MFFKNYRTVIFIGVVVAAALVLLSYSLKYDSGAGVVKKLVLEAATPVQRLFNASIEGVENAWLRYIHLVGLEEDNRSLKNKIAALQAELILYKEGYLEAQRLKKLLSLLEDRQYKFTAARVIAKEQAALSKTLWIDKGSAHGLKSGMPVLVPPGLIGRLTDVSWHSSKVLLLIDENSNVDVLIQRTRVQGIVRGAGSRGCVVRYISKVQDVKEGDVVVTSGMSNIFPKGLLIGKVSHVDRMDVGLFLQIRVAPFVDFSMLEEVLVLTTGQGEFSEGKKTAK encoded by the coding sequence ATGTTTTTTAAGAATTATCGGACCGTCATCTTTATTGGCGTAGTTGTTGCCGCCGCTCTTGTTCTGCTTTCGTATAGTTTAAAGTACGATTCCGGTGCGGGTGTTGTAAAAAAGCTTGTTCTGGAAGCGGCAACGCCTGTTCAGCGATTGTTCAATGCGTCCATTGAAGGCGTCGAAAACGCCTGGTTGCGCTATATTCACCTGGTCGGACTGGAAGAAGATAATCGGAGTCTGAAAAATAAAATTGCCGCTCTCCAGGCGGAGCTGATTCTTTATAAAGAAGGCTATCTTGAAGCGCAAAGATTGAAAAAACTTCTGTCTTTGCTGGAAGATCGTCAGTACAAATTCACGGCTGCCCGGGTGATTGCCAAAGAACAGGCAGCCCTTTCCAAAACCCTCTGGATTGACAAAGGCAGTGCGCACGGTCTGAAATCCGGGATGCCGGTTCTTGTTCCGCCCGGACTTATCGGAAGATTGACGGATGTTTCCTGGCATAGTTCGAAAGTTCTCCTGCTGATTGATGAAAATTCCAACGTGGATGTTCTGATACAACGAACGCGGGTGCAGGGAATTGTTCGCGGCGCGGGATCGCGCGGCTGCGTCGTCCGGTATATTTCCAAAGTTCAGGATGTCAAGGAAGGCGATGTGGTTGTGACATCCGGAATGAGTAACATTTTTCCCAAGGGGTTGCTTATCGGCAAGGTGAGCCACGTCGACCGGATGGACGTCGGGTTGTTTTTGCAGATCCGGGTGGCCCCTTTTGTTGATTTTTCCATGCTGGAGGAAGTTCTGGTTTTAACGACCGGGCAAGGGGAATTTTCTGAGGGAAAGAAAACTGCAAAATGA